The Candidatus Cloacimonadota bacterium genome has a segment encoding these proteins:
- a CDS encoding redoxin domain-containing protein, whose protein sequence is MSVDSVFVHKMWNETELSKMVDGGVPYPMLSDAGGKVGTIYGIYDEIGGVETRGRFIIDPDGVVQGFEVLTPPVGRNVNETFRQIQAFQLVRKSKGTEATPSGWKPGKMTLKPGPDLVGKVWEVWTTDKAFD, encoded by the coding sequence ATGAGTGTAGATAGCGTTTTTGTTCATAAAATGTGGAACGAAACTGAACTTTCCAAAATGGTAGATGGTGGGGTTCCTTACCCAATGTTGAGTGACGCAGGAGGTAAAGTTGGAACTATCTATGGTATTTATGATGAAATAGGTGGAGTTGAAACACGTGGTCGTTTTATCATTGATCCTGATGGAGTTGTTCAGGGTTTTGAAGTGCTTACTCCGCCTGTCGGCAGAAACGTGAATGAAACTTTTCGCCAGATTCAAGCTTTTCAACTGGTGAGAAAATCCAAAGGTACAGAAGCTACTCCTTCCGGTTGGAAACCCGGAAAAATGACCTTAAAACCCGGCCCTGATCTGGTGGGAAAAGTTTGGGAAGTATGGACAACTGACAAAGCATTTGATTAG
- a CDS encoding tetratricopeptide repeat protein, whose protein sequence is MRIIDNVSYRKIFYTCLILIYLIPLLSSVQVESSYIEPELITDFERIEILLEDAETTREIDPQKAIEIGNQIFNLAKTIHSDSLQIEALISLSASYTRLGNYSRSNEIGNKALKKSEEIKNNFLISKTLERYIFNSIVYNDLTTAFEKSSYLLKVNFEKSNEFVGLAYKYFGDIFFKIRNYEKALEYHKLSLEFFQNNKHKSEYILKSNIGYQYQEITSIGMDYQENGELNKALEYFFILLDITTQEDVYSRARALNHIGVVYIIQENFDKALEYCEQALQLFKIENKLHRMGNIYNDLARIYFLTGDFQKALEYNLISLENRKSLNLTILVASSYRNIADNYLDLENFDESERYYKLALNDATKMNDLVLQKYVHEKMAKLFEETNNFERSLAHYKDYLSLYKVLYDQDLQTKMVNEQFNLEITTIEQENQILKKTNTNLNQEVLKTKKISSSLMYGLILALVTLIFAIVIYYDKRKYSSKLEREVAEKTKELNNSRLVLKNIGSEKDQLQSEMLNLRYTFENLFQNLGEGVAIISSDEEFLSANPAAENIFGMKSMNLNGRNLNEFISLEEKTKIQDKILDFSDNKILSTELTIKRQKNDERYLILTATPITNSDGKVISILGIFRDITERKLDEDNRKRMLKNNLILLHELEHRVKNNLQLIYSIAGLLSNYTKENPNLLLKKFKSLIYVIVLMQDLVLPEDKHIIDLFSFINSIYTNQLSMIPNSAIRIKFINEVEIKEININYATPLGMIINELISNSIIHGFKDNKEPKIIIKFYSIDEKNILEYFDNGIGLDKKINISNPDSFGFNLINLQVRQLKGKLEIESSKGFKLKLTFKNLNLSTYSVIK, encoded by the coding sequence ATGAGAATAATTGATAATGTAAGCTATAGAAAAATATTTTATACTTGTTTGATTTTAATTTATCTCATCCCGTTACTTTCTAGCGTTCAAGTAGAATCATCATACATTGAACCTGAATTAATAACTGATTTTGAAAGGATTGAGATATTATTGGAAGATGCTGAAACTACAAGGGAAATTGATCCTCAAAAAGCCATAGAAATTGGAAATCAGATATTCAATTTAGCAAAAACTATCCATTCAGACTCACTACAAATAGAAGCTCTTATCTCACTATCAGCATCCTATACAAGACTTGGTAATTATTCTAGAAGTAATGAAATTGGCAATAAAGCTTTAAAGAAATCTGAAGAAATCAAAAACAATTTTTTGATCTCAAAAACTTTAGAACGCTATATTTTCAACTCTATTGTTTACAATGATTTAACAACAGCTTTTGAAAAAAGTTCTTATCTTCTAAAAGTAAATTTCGAGAAGAGTAATGAATTTGTTGGTTTAGCATACAAATATTTTGGTGATATTTTTTTTAAAATCAGAAATTATGAAAAAGCTCTTGAATATCATAAACTATCCTTAGAGTTTTTTCAGAATAACAAGCATAAATCTGAATATATCCTGAAAAGTAATATTGGTTATCAATATCAAGAAATAACCTCCATTGGCATGGATTATCAAGAAAATGGAGAACTAAACAAGGCTTTAGAATATTTCTTTATCTTACTTGATATAACTACACAGGAAGATGTTTACAGCAGAGCAAGAGCTTTAAATCATATTGGAGTAGTCTACATTATTCAGGAAAATTTTGATAAAGCACTTGAATATTGTGAACAAGCTTTGCAATTATTCAAAATTGAAAACAAACTCCATAGAATGGGTAATATATATAACGATTTAGCCAGAATATATTTTTTAACAGGTGATTTTCAAAAGGCTTTAGAATACAATCTAATCTCTCTGGAAAATAGAAAATCACTTAATCTTACAATTTTAGTAGCCAGTTCATACAGAAATATTGCAGACAATTATTTAGATTTGGAAAATTTCGATGAATCTGAACGATACTATAAATTAGCTTTGAACGATGCAACTAAGATGAATGACCTTGTTTTGCAGAAATATGTTCATGAAAAAATGGCTAAATTATTTGAAGAAACAAACAATTTTGAAAGATCTTTAGCACATTACAAAGATTATCTTAGTTTATATAAAGTTCTATATGATCAAGATCTTCAAACTAAGATGGTTAACGAACAATTCAACCTTGAAATCACAACGATAGAACAGGAGAATCAAATATTAAAAAAAACTAATACAAACTTAAATCAGGAAGTCTTAAAAACTAAAAAAATAAGTTCATCTTTGATGTATGGATTGATCTTAGCTTTGGTCACTTTGATCTTCGCAATAGTCATTTATTATGATAAGAGAAAATACAGTAGTAAACTTGAACGTGAAGTTGCTGAGAAAACAAAAGAACTTAACAATTCAAGATTGGTTCTGAAAAACATTGGTAGTGAAAAAGATCAGCTTCAATCTGAGATGTTGAATCTCAGATATACTTTTGAAAACCTTTTTCAAAACCTGGGAGAAGGAGTTGCAATTATTTCTTCAGATGAAGAATTTTTATCGGCAAATCCTGCTGCTGAAAATATTTTTGGTATGAAATCCATGAATTTGAATGGAAGAAATTTAAATGAATTCATAAGCTTGGAAGAGAAAACAAAAATTCAGGATAAAATCTTAGATTTTTCTGATAATAAAATATTATCCACCGAATTAACAATAAAAAGACAAAAGAACGACGAAAGATATTTAATTTTAACAGCAACTCCAATTACAAATAGCGACGGAAAAGTAATTTCAATTTTGGGTATTTTCAGAGATATCACCGAAAGAAAATTAGACGAAGATAACAGAAAAAGAATGCTCAAGAATAATCTAATACTTCTTCATGAACTAGAGCATCGAGTAAAAAACAATCTTCAACTAATTTATAGTATTGCCGGATTGCTTTCAAATTACACCAAGGAAAATCCAAATCTTCTGCTAAAGAAATTTAAGAGCTTGATTTATGTTATCGTACTGATGCAAGATTTAGTCCTTCCAGAAGACAAACACATAATAGACTTATTTAGCTTTATTAATTCTATTTATACAAATCAATTATCCATGATTCCAAATTCCGCTATTAGAATTAAATTCATAAATGAAGTAGAGATAAAAGAAATTAATATAAATTATGCTACTCCACTGGGAATGATTATAAACGAGTTAATATCAAATTCCATTATTCATGGTTTCAAAGATAATAAAGAGCCCAAAATCATCATCAAATTCTATTCCATAGATGAAAAAAACATATTGGAATATTTCGATAACGGAATTGGTTTAGATAAAAAAATTAATATTTCGAATCCGGACAGTTTCGGTTTTAATCTTATTAACTTGCAGGTTCGGCAACTAAAGGGAAAATTGGAAATAGAAAGTTCAAAAGGTTTTAAGTTAAAATTGACATTCAAAAACTTGAACTTGAGCACGTATTCCGTGATCAAATAA
- a CDS encoding rhodanese-like domain-containing protein produces MSEIINLSPRETKDLIDNNISNKDFIILDLRSKAAFQKKHIQNAVHLDYHADDFDDNLENLDISKTYLIYCDGNAKANITSEMLQDLGAKNIYKLDGGMIRLYNEFDL; encoded by the coding sequence ATGAGTGAAATCATAAATCTGTCACCCAGAGAAACTAAAGATTTAATTGATAACAATATCTCAAATAAAGATTTTATCATTTTAGATCTTAGAAGTAAAGCTGCTTTCCAAAAAAAACACATACAGAATGCAGTACATTTAGATTATCATGCAGATGATTTTGATGATAATCTTGAAAATTTAGACATATCAAAAACATATCTAATTTATTGTGATGGAAATGCCAAAGCAAACATTACTTCTGAAATGTTGCAAGACCTTGGTGCAAAAAATATCTATAAGCTTGATGGTGGTATGATACGATTGTATAATGAATTTGATTTGTGA
- a CDS encoding redoxin domain-containing protein, whose amino-acid sequence MAEEMKIGCARPTGGPIGEKKADEIKEKTKKKDEGGNMIKVGQKAPDFTAPAYQDGKFINIKLSDYLGKWVVLCFYPGDFTFV is encoded by the coding sequence ATGGCTGAAGAAATGAAAATAGGATGTGCACGACCAACTGGAGGACCTATTGGAGAAAAGAAAGCTGATGAAATCAAAGAAAAAACTAAGAAGAAAGATGAAGGGGGAAATATGATCAAGGTTGGACAAAAAGCACCGGATTTTACAGCGCCGGCGTATCAGGATGGAAAATTTATTAATATCAAATTATCGGATTATCTTGGAAAATGGGTTGTACTTTGTTTTTATCCTGGTGATTTTACTTTCGTCTGA
- a CDS encoding GGDEF domain-containing protein produces the protein MKISRKLLLVLFMIIFKLVSAQFDLDTLSFNYNSLPENEKAELLKDVGLGYVNLNDYSKALDYFNSALKIYKSTNDESGLSDISNHLGTIHNKLGTYEKALEFHFESLRIDEKLQNKQGIAQSLNNIGIVYQNLKKYAESLEYYNHALQINYEIDDLDAASKTLNNLGNILLSLENFSQALSYYQRSLTLKEELENEYGKAITLNNIGMAYQGLNSFNQAMQNFEMSLQIMKNLNDSHGMASSYYHIGLLYYQQNNYSSAQNYLDSALSYAIMGNELNIQKNCYNLLARIHASRNEFEQAYNSFKMYVDMKDALFTEQNNRNITEMKIRYETEKKETEINLLQKTADLQNFMVKRQQIYLIIFVVGFVILAVLAFYGYAQYRLKSRSYKIIEDQNKQLKEVNDQIRKLSKTDALTKLLTKQDILEKINYEVVRFKRNKKTFVLALCDIDNLQSINDRFTTDCGDLLLRSIAELVRKRLRSQDHIARWTGGSFLILLPDTDLAGAKVAAEKIRREIKNFEMIYGRYTVKSTATIGISSYASTEDMETCLKNADKALHYGKKNHKNCVVAFEELK, from the coding sequence ATGAAAATTTCTAGAAAGTTGTTATTGGTACTTTTTATGATCATTTTCAAATTGGTTTCTGCCCAATTTGATCTTGATACTCTCAGTTTTAATTATAACAGCCTTCCAGAAAATGAAAAAGCTGAACTCTTGAAAGACGTTGGTTTGGGATATGTAAATTTGAACGATTATTCCAAAGCATTAGACTACTTCAACAGTGCTTTAAAGATCTACAAAAGCACAAATGATGAATCCGGGCTTTCTGATATTTCCAATCATCTTGGAACGATACACAATAAATTGGGAACATACGAAAAAGCATTAGAATTTCATTTTGAATCCTTAAGGATCGATGAGAAACTGCAAAATAAGCAGGGTATCGCTCAATCGCTCAATAATATTGGGATCGTCTATCAGAATTTGAAAAAATATGCCGAATCTTTGGAATATTACAATCATGCTCTTCAAATAAATTATGAGATCGATGATCTTGATGCTGCCAGCAAAACATTAAACAATCTTGGAAATATTCTGCTTTCATTAGAAAATTTTAGTCAAGCTCTGTCATATTATCAAAGATCCCTGACTTTAAAAGAAGAATTGGAAAATGAATATGGAAAAGCAATCACCTTGAATAATATTGGAATGGCATATCAAGGGTTAAACAGCTTTAACCAGGCTATGCAGAATTTTGAAATGTCACTTCAGATCATGAAGAATTTAAACGATTCACATGGAATGGCTTCTTCTTACTACCATATTGGTCTATTGTATTACCAACAGAATAATTATTCATCTGCACAGAATTACTTGGATAGTGCGCTTAGCTATGCCATTATGGGAAATGAATTAAACATCCAAAAGAATTGTTATAACCTTCTGGCAAGAATACACGCCAGCAGAAACGAATTTGAACAAGCCTATAATAGCTTCAAAATGTACGTAGACATGAAAGATGCTCTTTTCACCGAGCAGAACAATCGAAATATTACTGAAATGAAAATTCGCTATGAAACCGAAAAGAAAGAAACAGAAATAAATTTATTACAAAAAACCGCAGACCTGCAGAATTTCATGGTAAAGCGTCAGCAGATATATTTGATCATCTTTGTAGTAGGATTTGTTATTCTTGCAGTATTAGCATTTTATGGATATGCTCAATATCGTCTTAAATCTCGTTCATATAAAATTATTGAAGACCAAAATAAGCAACTGAAGGAAGTCAATGATCAAATTAGAAAACTATCTAAAACAGATGCACTCACCAAACTCTTGACCAAACAGGATATACTTGAAAAGATAAATTATGAGGTTGTTCGTTTCAAAAGAAACAAGAAAACTTTTGTTTTAGCACTTTGCGATATAGATAATTTGCAATCAATAAACGATCGTTTCACTACAGATTGCGGTGATCTGTTATTGAGATCGATCGCAGAACTGGTTCGAAAAAGATTGCGTAGTCAAGATCATATCGCTCGTTGGACTGGAGGAAGTTTCTTGATCTTGCTTCCTGATACCGACTTAGCCGGAGCCAAAGTAGCAGCAGAAAAAATTCGCAGAGAGATCAAGAATTTCGAGATGATTTACGGTAGATATACAGTTAAATCCACAGCAACCATCGGAATTAGTTCTTACGCTTCTACAGAAGATATGGAAACATGTTTGAAGAATGCGGATAAAGCATTACATTATGGAAAGAAGAATCACAAAAACTGTGTAGTTGCTTTTGAAGAATTGAAATAA